The Plasmodium knowlesi strain H genome assembly, chromosome: 14 genome has a segment encoding these proteins:
- a CDS encoding 6-cysteine protein: MLIIRGHYKHNKTIYCKCDNTKTEKKRSDGQGVHDHQEVDYVGKVGIVKIVLNEGKKKNNKRPPKGIDFTETNEFEETDDFVPNGNDRILDAKENDIIHFKFKPNQEPTIEGCENIINMKYGFLQKYVLSLRFPTVFLSTEQCSITIKTVTGTPPTGQTMKIVMKFQKTESIDGCDFTKPTGEGDYQHGFPLVDIQSKEKICSIHIKSRSNSSSSHSGDKGEGSKIAAGIKCPYKLTPTYCFRHVLHEKNMKGVKDYQPFLMTDVLGTTDVEFYSNVKEGSYIIGLPTGIQKYSMVRCLCEYNGKTGIMELKIDSSSRWTFLSRTLMLLSLLMVLL; the protein is encoded by the coding sequence atgTTAATCATTCGAGGGCATTATAAACATAACAAAACCATATATTGTAAATGTGACAACAcgaaaacggaaaagaaaagaagtgaTGGTCAGGGAGTTCATGATCATCAAGAAGTGGATTATGTGGGCAAAGTGGGAATAGTGAAAATTGTCttaaatgaaggaaaaaaaaaaaacaacaagagACCACCGAAAGGAATCGATTTTACTGAAACGAATGAATTCGAAGAAACAGACGACTTTGTACCAAATGGAAATGATAGAATATTGGATGCCAAAGAAAATGATataattcattttaaatttaaaccGAATCAAGAACCTACAATAGAGGGatgtgaaaatattattaacaTGAAGTATGGATTTCTACAAAAGTATGTGTTAAGTCTCCGATTTCCTACGGTGTTCCTATCCACGGAACAATGTTCTATTACTATTAAGACGGTTACAGGAACACCACCAACCGGACAGACGATGAAGATTGTCATGAAGTTTCAAAAGACAGAAAGCATAGATGGATGTGATTTTACCAAACCGACCGGAGAAGGAGATTATCAACATGGCTTTCCCTTAGTAGATATTCAatccaaggaaaaaatatgttctatACATATCAAATCAAGAAGTAACAGTAGCAGCAGCCACAGCGGGGACAAGGGGGAGGGTAGCAAAATTGCTGCAGGGATAAAGTGCCCTTATAAATTAACCCCGACTTATTGCTTTAGACATGTTCTACATGAAAAGAACATGAAAGGCGTGAAAGATTATCAACCCTTTTTGATGACTGATGTGTTAGGAACAACCGATGTAGAGTTTTACAGCAATGTAAAAGAAGGATCTTATATCATTGGACTGCCAACGGGGATACAGAAATATTCGATGGTGCGATGTCTTTGTGAGTATAATGGAAAGACAGGAATTATGGAACTTAAAATAGATTCTTCCTCCAGATGGACATTCCTTAGCCGAACATTAATGCTACTCTCCCTCCTCATGGTTCTTCTATAA